From a single Terriglobia bacterium genomic region:
- a CDS encoding ABC transporter permease, with protein sequence MATVATTPSGIPATVPAAQRLRRAILLNPLAAAGIVLVVVFTVLAIFAPWIAPHDPAAINLPDRLSGPSAAHWLGTDELGRDMLSRIIYGARISMLVGSSVVTVALILGLIVGCIAGYYGGRVDRIVNIVIMNAFLSFPGILLAIAFVAFLGPGIFNLILALSIGGWVGYARLVRAQVLATREREFIEAARALGASDWRVITRHVLPNMIQPVIVQAAIGMAGAILAEATMSFLGLGVPPPAASWGSMLNDGRAHLFDAPHLVLFPAIAVMLAVLSFNFIGDALRDYLDPRARIEAGL encoded by the coding sequence ATGGCCACAGTTGCGACCACTCCCTCCGGCATTCCGGCCACGGTGCCCGCGGCGCAACGCTTGCGGCGCGCCATCCTGCTGAACCCGCTGGCCGCCGCTGGGATTGTCCTGGTTGTTGTCTTCACCGTGCTGGCCATCTTCGCGCCTTGGATTGCGCCCCACGATCCCGCCGCAATCAATCTCCCGGACCGCCTCTCCGGACCTTCGGCGGCGCACTGGCTGGGTACCGACGAGCTTGGCCGCGACATGCTCTCCCGCATCATCTATGGCGCGCGCATCTCCATGCTGGTCGGCTCCAGCGTAGTTACGGTTGCGCTGATTCTCGGCCTGATCGTTGGCTGCATTGCCGGATACTATGGCGGACGCGTGGACCGCATCGTCAACATCGTGATCATGAACGCCTTCCTCTCGTTTCCCGGCATATTGCTGGCCATCGCCTTCGTCGCCTTTCTCGGCCCCGGGATATTCAACCTGATCCTGGCGCTCTCGATCGGCGGATGGGTGGGCTACGCCCGCTTGGTCCGCGCCCAGGTACTGGCGACGCGCGAGCGCGAATTCATCGAAGCCGCGCGTGCCCTCGGCGCCAGCGACTGGCGCGTCATCACGCGCCACGTCCTTCCCAACATGATTCAGCCGGTCATCGTGCAGGCCGCCATCGGCATGGCCGGAGCGATTCTCGCCGAAGCCACCATGAGCTTCCTTGGTCTTGGGGTTCCGCCTCCGGCCGCAAGTTGGGGATCGATGCTCAACGACGGCCGCGCGCACCTGTTCGACGCGCCTCACCTGGTGCTGTTTCCCGCCATTGCGGTCATGCTCGCGGTGCTTTCCTTCAACTTCATTGGCGACGCCCTGCGCGACTATCTGGATCCCCGCGCCCGCATCGAAGCCGGATTATAG
- a CDS encoding DUF4412 domain-containing protein — protein MRKSLIICGFVAIAAAYCLAGVEFVAQTRSDGGGDVTVHAYVSGARAKVVFVESQADDYAIGDYMLSPDEGKTLYLISPATKTYTKYDVQAMMASMGGMVQGMRGMMKVNFESPKIEKLLEEDGGLLAGLPTRHYRYRTSYTVSMHITGAKKVSTVMEEDIWTTDKLADPALKVWLKQDPPSTGDEQVDKMIRAEMAKVEGFPLKRVTVTRTADANGDHSSRSEMNVLEVKQVRVPEAVFAMPRGYKEVPPKRVIEE, from the coding sequence ATGCGTAAATCGCTGATCATTTGCGGTTTCGTGGCTATCGCGGCGGCGTATTGCCTCGCCGGGGTGGAATTCGTGGCGCAGACGCGCAGCGATGGCGGCGGCGACGTCACCGTGCACGCCTACGTCAGCGGCGCGCGAGCCAAGGTGGTATTCGTGGAGAGCCAGGCCGACGATTATGCGATCGGCGACTACATGCTTTCGCCCGACGAAGGCAAGACGCTCTACCTGATCAGCCCGGCGACCAAAACCTACACCAAGTACGACGTGCAGGCGATGATGGCGAGCATGGGCGGCATGGTACAGGGCATGCGCGGCATGATGAAGGTGAACTTCGAATCGCCCAAGATCGAAAAGTTGCTGGAGGAAGATGGCGGGCTGCTGGCGGGGCTGCCGACGCGGCATTATCGCTATCGCACCAGCTACACGGTCAGCATGCACATTACCGGCGCGAAAAAGGTTTCCACGGTGATGGAGGAAGACATCTGGACCACCGACAAGCTCGCCGACCCGGCGCTGAAAGTCTGGCTGAAACAGGATCCGCCAAGCACGGGTGACGAGCAGGTGGACAAGATGATCCGCGCCGAGATGGCGAAGGTCGAGGGCTTTCCCCTGAAGCGCGTGACCGTGACGCGCACCGCCGATGCCAACGGCGACCACAGCAGCCGCAGCGAGATGAATGTGCTGGAAGTGAAGCAGGTCAGGGTGCCGGAAGCGGTGTTTGCCATGCCGCGGGGATACAAAGAAGTGCCGCCGAAGAGAGTGATAGAGGAGTAG
- a CDS encoding right-handed parallel beta-helix repeat-containing protein, whose amino-acid sequence MRRHLILLSCILLLIVHLGCGRSATNGTFIPAAQAQGTVDYKALIEAGGIVMLPAGTLNLDCTSHIVIKRDVVVQGQGFGTTVIRDACPDGDTIVIQSADATVTLENLRITRAAPATAGSGLHWIGNSTSWYNAPDAGRLFLRKLWVDMSYNCIVAEGRSAILFIEQSIVEHCVNDGGQFSTWASTLHDNWFQFNGGNGVSFLDGFPQSSTGNEFYFNGGHGVYYKNPSGGNAWHVGDYIDSNRASGLYAEGLTTFVFNDGWIGSNGIAKGTWDDGINNSLPGIEVYGVSYATTFNGNMITNNHGPGVVMKNMNQVRAAGNNSAYNLGGCDSINGSCFNLNAQ is encoded by the coding sequence TTGCGACGCCACTTAATTCTTCTTTCCTGTATTTTGCTACTCATTGTCCACCTTGGCTGTGGTCGGTCTGCTACCAACGGCACCTTTATCCCTGCAGCACAAGCGCAAGGCACGGTCGATTACAAAGCTCTGATCGAAGCTGGAGGGATCGTTATGCTTCCGGCTGGAACTCTGAACCTGGATTGCACCTCGCACATTGTGATCAAGCGGGATGTTGTTGTCCAGGGGCAGGGGTTTGGCACAACCGTTATTCGGGACGCGTGTCCTGACGGCGACACGATTGTAATTCAGTCGGCCGACGCAACAGTGACGTTGGAGAACTTGCGGATAACTCGCGCTGCTCCTGCTACAGCCGGTTCGGGTCTCCACTGGATTGGTAACAGCACATCTTGGTACAACGCGCCAGATGCGGGGCGTCTTTTTCTGAGGAAACTTTGGGTCGACATGTCTTACAACTGCATTGTCGCGGAGGGCCGGAGTGCGATCCTGTTCATCGAGCAGAGCATCGTGGAACATTGCGTGAACGATGGTGGCCAGTTCAGCACGTGGGCATCGACTCTGCATGACAACTGGTTCCAGTTCAATGGCGGGAATGGGGTTTCCTTCCTCGATGGTTTTCCGCAGTCGTCAACGGGGAACGAGTTTTATTTCAACGGAGGACATGGGGTCTATTACAAGAATCCGTCTGGCGGCAACGCGTGGCATGTTGGAGACTATATTGACTCGAATCGCGCGTCGGGACTCTATGCTGAGGGGCTGACGACGTTCGTATTTAACGATGGGTGGATTGGGTCGAATGGAATTGCCAAAGGCACATGGGATGACGGCATCAACAACAGCTTGCCAGGAATAGAAGTTTACGGCGTGTCTTACGCGACGACATTCAACGGCAACATGATTACCAACAATCACGGACCAGGCGTTGTGATGAAGAACATGAACCAGGTGCGTGCAGCGGGCAATAACAGCGCCTACAATCTGGGCGGTTGCGACAGTATCAACGGGTCCTGCTTCAATCTGAACGCCCAATGA
- a CDS encoding ABC transporter permease, translated as MFRFLATRVLYTLPVVWLVVSIVFLLIHLVPGDPIQQMLGESAAAADIQAARHAYGLDLPMSRQYLNYWKGVLHGDLGQSLRFNQNVGSLIAERYPFTLKLTLASLLVALATSIPAGVRSARRRNRWDDRAISFASLLGLSFPNFALGPVLILFFAVYLGLLPVSGSGTFAHLVLPAFTMGGALAAILTRMVRTSMLEELGQDYIRTARAKGLPERTVVYRHALRNAMIPVLTVIGLQFGALLAGAIVTETIFSWPGIGRLTIQAINTRDYYLVQGCILAIGLTYVAVNFLTDLLYSAFNPRIRQ; from the coding sequence ATGTTCAGGTTCTTAGCAACCCGCGTTCTCTACACGCTGCCCGTCGTCTGGCTGGTTGTCTCCATCGTGTTTCTGCTCATCCACCTTGTCCCTGGCGATCCCATCCAGCAAATGCTGGGCGAAAGCGCCGCCGCCGCCGACATCCAGGCGGCGCGCCACGCCTACGGTCTCGACCTGCCGATGAGCCGGCAATACCTGAATTATTGGAAGGGAGTGCTGCACGGCGATCTTGGGCAGTCGCTGCGCTTCAACCAGAACGTCGGAAGCCTCATCGCCGAGCGCTACCCGTTCACGCTCAAGCTGACCCTGGCATCGCTTCTGGTCGCCCTGGCGACCTCGATTCCAGCGGGCGTGCGCTCCGCGCGGCGTCGTAACCGCTGGGACGACCGCGCCATCAGCTTTGCCAGCCTGCTGGGGCTTTCGTTCCCGAACTTTGCCCTCGGGCCGGTACTGATCTTGTTTTTCGCCGTGTATCTTGGACTGCTGCCCGTATCCGGCAGCGGGACCTTCGCCCACCTGGTCTTGCCGGCGTTCACCATGGGCGGCGCGCTGGCGGCGATCCTTACTCGCATGGTGCGCACTTCGATGTTGGAAGAATTGGGACAGGACTACATCCGCACCGCGCGCGCCAAGGGCCTGCCGGAGCGCACCGTGGTCTACCGCCACGCGCTGCGCAATGCCATGATTCCGGTGTTGACGGTGATCGGCCTGCAATTCGGCGCGCTGCTGGCCGGAGCGATCGTCACTGAGACCATCTTCTCCTGGCCCGGCATCGGCCGCCTCACCATCCAGGCAATCAACACCCGCGACTACTACCTGGTGCAGGGCTGCATTCTGGCGATTGGGTTGACGTACGTTGCGGTGAATTTTCTGACGGATTTGCTGTACTCGGCGTTCAATCCGCGCATACGGCAGTAA
- a CDS encoding hemolysin family protein, which yields MAGYVLLRVFAVLLLVAANAFFVAAEFALVSVRDTRIQQLIEAGRVGARTVRKLHERMDELLSAVQLGVTLASLGLGWVGEPTLAALLQMAMGGGDHPTVLAHTFAVAVAFILITYFHVVLGEVVPKSVALQRADRVALAVAAPMDFFMTVARPFLRVISASARFVLRRFGAHEVRSSVIHSPEELKLVVTASRRFGIVPQLEQEMMLHALELGEITVRQVMVPRPGIFSLPADMPLEQALARVVEEQHSRVPVYDPQRGSEHIIGLLYSKDLTRWMRLRYTMPASDPAAARLANMVVRDVMHDVLVVPETKPLTDLLAELRHRKRHLAVVVDEFGSTSGVVTVEDVLEQLVGEIEDEFDIAPQPLPAGATSMALEGAVNIRDLETQYRVLLPSDQGFETLAGFMLAQFQRIPKPGDSFEYVGRRFTVLEMENRRIARVLIEAVEPQSAERAGD from the coding sequence ATGGCCGGATACGTGCTCCTGCGGGTATTTGCGGTCTTGCTGCTGGTGGCGGCCAATGCCTTCTTTGTGGCGGCGGAATTTGCCCTGGTCAGCGTGCGCGACACCCGCATCCAGCAACTGATCGAGGCCGGCCGCGTCGGCGCCCGCACCGTCCGCAAGCTGCACGAGCGCATGGACGAGCTGCTCAGCGCCGTTCAGCTCGGTGTCACCCTGGCCAGCCTCGGACTGGGCTGGGTTGGCGAGCCCACCCTGGCCGCTTTACTCCAAATGGCGATGGGCGGCGGCGATCACCCCACGGTCCTGGCCCATACCTTCGCTGTCGCGGTGGCGTTCATCCTCATTACCTACTTCCACGTTGTTCTCGGTGAAGTGGTGCCGAAATCCGTGGCCTTGCAGCGCGCCGATCGCGTCGCCCTCGCTGTCGCCGCTCCCATGGATTTCTTCATGACCGTGGCGCGACCGTTTCTGCGCGTGATCAGCGCTTCGGCACGTTTTGTGCTGCGCCGCTTCGGGGCCCATGAGGTGCGTTCTTCGGTGATCCATTCGCCAGAGGAGCTGAAGCTGGTTGTGACCGCCTCCCGCCGCTTCGGCATCGTTCCCCAGCTCGAACAAGAGATGATGCTGCACGCGCTCGAACTGGGCGAAATCACCGTGCGCCAGGTGATGGTCCCGCGTCCCGGGATTTTCTCCCTGCCTGCCGACATGCCGTTGGAACAGGCGCTGGCGCGCGTCGTCGAGGAACAGCATTCGCGCGTTCCCGTGTACGACCCGCAGCGCGGCTCCGAACACATTATCGGCCTGCTTTACAGCAAGGACCTCACGCGGTGGATGCGCCTGCGCTACACCATGCCGGCGTCCGATCCCGCGGCCGCGCGCCTCGCGAATATGGTGGTGCGCGACGTCATGCACGACGTGCTGGTCGTGCCTGAAACCAAGCCGCTCACCGACCTGCTGGCCGAATTGCGCCACCGCAAGCGCCACCTGGCGGTGGTGGTGGACGAGTTCGGCTCCACCTCGGGCGTGGTGACCGTCGAAGACGTGCTCGAGCAACTGGTGGGCGAGATCGAAGACGAGTTCGACATCGCGCCGCAGCCGCTTCCCGCCGGCGCCACCAGCATGGCGCTGGAGGGCGCGGTCAATATTCGCGACCTCGAAACCCAGTACCGCGTCCTGCTGCCCTCGGACCAGGGATTCGAAACCCTCGCCGGCTTCATGCTGGCTCAGTTCCAGCGCATCCCGAAGCCGGGCGACTCGTTCGAGTACGTCGGCCGCCGCTTCACCGTGCTGGAAATGGAGAACCGCCGCATCGCCCGTGTGCTGATCGAGGCGGTGGAGCCGCAATCGGCAGAACGGGCAGGGGACTAG
- a CDS encoding efflux RND transporter periplasmic adaptor subunit produces the protein MANGNGKKKKRRWLYIGGSIVGVLVIVTAVVAATRGGTKIDASKLAKVDRGDLAKSVVATGKIEPITKVEIKSKASGIVKKWNIDAGQSVKAGTVLVELDKIEIEAQVRQAKAQFEAAEASERAATADYERAKVDAISPDIPMLKRAYDRAISMAKDGVVSESQLDDAQKAYELAINKQQVAQAQLGVLKAREKQAQAQVAQASATLAQLQEQYTYYTIVAPIDGIILSRDVEIGNAVSSILVMGSASTLVMTEGDTSEVYVKGKVDESDIGKVYLGQPARIKVESFKDKSFTGKVTKISPMGVEKDNVTTFEVRVSITNPGGELKAAMTANAEIILDEHKNVLRVPEGAVLYDKDKKASVEVPDPSAKDGKKKVAVKLGISNGAKAEVLEGLKEGDQIVLQ, from the coding sequence ATGGCAAACGGCAATGGTAAGAAAAAGAAGAGGCGCTGGCTGTATATCGGCGGATCGATTGTCGGCGTGCTGGTCATCGTAACCGCCGTTGTGGCTGCCACCCGGGGCGGAACCAAGATTGACGCGTCGAAGTTGGCCAAGGTGGACCGCGGCGATCTGGCCAAGAGCGTGGTCGCAACCGGGAAGATCGAGCCGATCACCAAGGTGGAAATCAAGTCCAAGGCCAGCGGCATCGTCAAGAAATGGAACATTGACGCCGGGCAGTCGGTGAAGGCCGGGACGGTGCTGGTCGAGCTCGACAAGATTGAGATCGAAGCGCAGGTGCGGCAGGCGAAGGCGCAGTTCGAGGCCGCCGAAGCCAGCGAGCGCGCCGCCACCGCCGACTACGAGCGCGCCAAGGTGGACGCCATCAGCCCCGATATCCCGATGCTCAAGCGTGCCTACGATCGCGCCATCAGCATGGCCAAGGACGGGGTGGTTTCGGAGTCGCAATTGGACGACGCGCAGAAGGCCTACGAGCTGGCCATCAACAAGCAACAGGTGGCGCAGGCGCAGCTCGGCGTCCTGAAGGCGAGAGAAAAACAGGCGCAGGCGCAAGTGGCGCAGGCCAGCGCGACCCTGGCCCAGTTGCAGGAGCAATACACCTATTACACCATCGTGGCGCCGATTGACGGGATCATCCTGTCGCGGGACGTGGAAATCGGAAACGCGGTCAGCTCAATTTTGGTGATGGGCTCGGCGTCAACCCTGGTCATGACCGAAGGCGACACCAGCGAGGTGTACGTCAAGGGCAAGGTGGACGAGAGTGATATCGGCAAGGTGTATCTCGGGCAGCCGGCGCGCATCAAGGTGGAGTCGTTCAAGGACAAGAGCTTCACCGGCAAGGTCACCAAGATTTCGCCGATGGGCGTGGAAAAGGACAACGTCACCACTTTCGAGGTGCGGGTGTCGATTACCAATCCTGGCGGCGAGTTGAAAGCGGCCATGACCGCGAACGCGGAAATCATCCTGGACGAACACAAGAACGTGCTGCGCGTTCCGGAAGGCGCGGTGCTGTACGACAAGGACAAGAAGGCGTCGGTGGAAGTCCCTGACCCGAGCGCCAAGGACGGCAAGAAAAAGGTCGCAGTGAAACTTGGGATCTCCAACGGCGCCAAAGCGGAAGTGCTGGAAGGTCTCAAGGAAGGCGACCAGATCGTGCTGCAATAA
- a CDS encoding DUF4097 domain-containing protein yields the protein MKKLARIGLVLAVALCALPLLAEEATFDRTLNVSGAVDLEVVTGSGSITVRSGAAGTIRVHGTIRAGFCFGICGGGDPEAAMKAIVANPPIEQSGNTVRIGHLGETLRHENISISYELVVPAETKLLSKTGSGSQEISGVAGPAEVNSGSGSLRLSDIAGPVRAHTGSGGITVSKLRGSVRAHTGSGSIRGEGVGSDKPVESRAQDQGKEVPLASGSRIHSGISYIDSSTAGSSGAEIDFQTGSGSIRVDDVRGAVRAHTGSGSIELQGQPTGDWSMSTGSGSIIVRLPAQAAFYLSAHTSSGSIHTDRQVTVQGTIGKRDLRGTVNGGGFHLDLHTGSGNIRIE from the coding sequence ATGAAAAAACTGGCGCGTATCGGTCTGGTCCTGGCGGTAGCGTTGTGCGCCCTGCCGTTGCTGGCGGAAGAGGCTACGTTCGATCGCACCTTGAACGTCAGCGGAGCGGTGGACCTGGAAGTCGTAACCGGTTCGGGCAGCATCACGGTGCGCAGCGGCGCCGCGGGAACGATTCGCGTTCATGGCACGATTCGTGCCGGCTTCTGCTTCGGCATTTGCGGCGGTGGCGATCCCGAGGCGGCCATGAAGGCGATCGTGGCCAATCCGCCGATCGAGCAGAGCGGCAACACGGTGCGCATCGGACACCTGGGCGAGACCCTGCGGCACGAAAATATTTCGATCAGCTACGAGTTGGTAGTGCCGGCGGAGACAAAGCTGCTTTCGAAAACCGGTTCTGGAAGCCAGGAAATTTCCGGCGTCGCTGGGCCGGCGGAGGTCAACAGCGGATCCGGCAGCCTCCGCCTATCGGACATTGCGGGCCCGGTGCGCGCGCATACCGGGTCGGGCGGCATCACGGTGAGCAAACTGCGCGGTTCGGTGCGCGCCCACACGGGCAGCGGCTCGATTCGGGGCGAGGGCGTGGGAAGTGATAAGCCCGTCGAAAGTCGCGCCCAGGACCAGGGTAAGGAAGTGCCGCTGGCTTCAGGCTCGCGGATTCATTCCGGCATCAGCTATATCGATAGCTCCACGGCGGGTTCGTCGGGCGCGGAGATCGATTTCCAGACAGGATCAGGCAGCATCCGCGTGGACGACGTGCGCGGCGCCGTGCGCGCCCACACCGGCAGCGGCAGCATCGAGCTCCAGGGCCAGCCTACCGGCGACTGGAGCATGAGCACCGGGTCGGGCAGCATCATCGTGCGCCTGCCCGCACAAGCGGCCTTCTATTTGAGCGCGCACACCAGCTCAGGATCCATCCACACCGACCGCCAAGTCACGGTTCAAGGCACGATCGGGAAACGTGACCTGCGCGGAACCGTGAACGGCGGCGGATTTCATCTCGACCTGCACACCGGGTCGGGAAACATACGGATTGAGTAG
- a CDS encoding SAM-dependent chlorinase/fluorinase, whose amino-acid sequence MAQRVITFTTDFGLNDHYVGTMKGVILNINPAAQIVDICNAVQSFDILDGALTIVQAYQYFPVDTVHLVVVDPGVGSTRRPLLVTTGKQMFIAPDNGVLSFVYDREERISVRHISASHYFLQPVSSTFHGRDVFAAVAGWLSKGVEVAKFGDEITDYIRFAAPRPKPVNDKLLKGVILKVDKFGNLVTNITPHDLPQLFAPEPPPFKVLIAKHEITKMTQSYSEGTPGEVFVVLNSGGFLEIACHRGSASHIVGAGKGSDCGVLFETAQVGTVAP is encoded by the coding sequence GTGGCCCAGCGTGTGATCACCTTTACCACCGATTTCGGACTGAACGACCATTACGTCGGCACCATGAAAGGTGTCATCCTGAACATCAATCCGGCGGCCCAGATCGTGGACATCTGCAACGCGGTGCAGTCATTCGACATCCTGGACGGGGCATTGACCATCGTGCAGGCGTACCAGTACTTCCCTGTCGACACGGTGCACCTGGTGGTGGTGGACCCGGGCGTGGGCTCGACCCGGCGTCCGCTGCTGGTGACCACCGGCAAGCAAATGTTCATCGCCCCCGACAATGGAGTGCTGTCGTTCGTGTACGACCGCGAGGAACGGATTTCGGTGCGGCACATCTCCGCCTCCCATTATTTCTTGCAGCCGGTGAGCAGCACGTTCCACGGCCGGGACGTGTTCGCCGCGGTGGCGGGATGGCTGAGCAAAGGCGTCGAGGTGGCGAAGTTTGGCGATGAAATCACCGACTACATCCGCTTCGCGGCGCCCAGACCCAAGCCGGTGAACGACAAGCTGCTCAAGGGCGTGATCCTGAAGGTGGACAAGTTCGGCAACCTGGTCACCAACATCACGCCCCACGATTTGCCGCAACTGTTTGCCCCCGAGCCGCCGCCGTTCAAGGTGCTGATCGCAAAACATGAAATTACCAAGATGACGCAATCGTACTCGGAAGGCACGCCGGGTGAGGTGTTCGTGGTGCTGAATTCCGGTGGCTTCCTGGAGATCGCGTGCCATCGCGGTTCCGCGTCGCATATCGTGGGAGCGGGCAAAGGGTCCGATTGCGGGGTGTTGTTCGAGACCGCGCAGGTGGGAACTGTCGCGCCCTGA
- a CDS encoding tetratricopeptide repeat protein, translated as MSDGSREIAEDHYYNALDLYAEGRHEEAVAAYQQSLAADPTFTEAMHGLSRAYQDMNRLDDAIEIANRIAQLDPNDVLAHTSLSILYQKKGMVPEAEAEGNKARILGWKQQLKEGKK; from the coding sequence ATGAGTGATGGCAGTCGCGAGATAGCCGAAGACCACTACTACAACGCGCTCGACCTCTACGCCGAAGGGCGGCACGAGGAAGCGGTGGCAGCCTACCAGCAATCTCTCGCAGCCGATCCCACCTTCACCGAAGCGATGCACGGCCTCTCGCGCGCCTACCAGGACATGAACCGGCTGGATGATGCCATCGAAATCGCGAACCGCATCGCGCAACTCGATCCCAACGACGTGCTCGCGCACACTTCACTTTCCATCCTCTACCAGAAAAAGGGCATGGTTCCGGAGGCGGAAGCGGAGGGCAACAAGGCGCGCATCCTCGGCTGGAAGCAGCAATTGAAAGAGGGAAAGAAGTAG
- a CDS encoding four helix bundle protein — translation MSHTYKDLIVWQRSIDLIEKIYRMTKCFPRDEAYGLTAQLRRAAVSIASNIAEGQGRMTTGEFRHFVGQARGSALEVETQLIIAERLGYVDKAAVAPAFQDCDEIKRRLHGLAESLTEMSAKN, via the coding sequence ATGTCGCACACATACAAGGACCTCATCGTTTGGCAACGTTCCATCGACCTTATTGAAAAGATATACCGTATGACGAAATGTTTTCCCCGCGATGAGGCGTATGGATTGACAGCCCAACTCCGACGCGCAGCAGTGTCCATCGCCAGCAACATCGCAGAAGGGCAGGGGCGCATGACCACCGGCGAATTTCGACATTTCGTTGGCCAAGCGCGAGGATCGGCTCTGGAAGTGGAAACACAGCTGATAATTGCGGAGCGCTTGGGCTACGTTGATAAGGCGGCGGTCGCACCGGCGTTTCAGGATTGCGACGAAATCAAGCGCAGGCTCCACGGGCTGGCGGAGTCACTCACCGAAATGTCGGCCAAGAACTAG
- a CDS encoding sigma-54 dependent transcriptional regulator, which produces MGNVLVVDDERSICELLEIALRKEGHKVETVQSGDHAKKKVNSALFDVIVTDIKMPNTNGIEVLRYAHSVSPDTAVVLITAVDDLESAVQAVKAGGAFDYIRKGPALVEDVKFAIGKAMDKLSLRRQNLAFKRDAASRNSLDNLVGVSPTIEKLKQTIRTVAPTHSTVLIHGESGTGKELVARAVHACSTRAGLPFLPANCGAFTETLLESELFGYLKGSFTGANQNRRGLFEEATGGTVFLDEISEMSIGMQVKLLRVLQENAVRPLGSAAETPVDVRVIAATNRDLERTTAEGNFREDLYYRLSVIPIYVPPLRERPEDIPMLANHFLKKYAPAAGKSILRVVPDSLRALAGYEWPGNVRQLENTIERAVALCTGNELEVELPVERGRACAVAAGAGGAAATVPIPPDGMDMEGYVADLERALIQSALRQCNGVQTRAAEMLKLSYRSFRHLLKKYDL; this is translated from the coding sequence GTGGGTAATGTCCTGGTGGTTGACGACGAGCGCTCCATTTGCGAGTTGCTGGAAATCGCCCTGCGCAAGGAAGGGCATAAAGTCGAGACCGTCCAATCCGGGGATCATGCCAAGAAGAAGGTCAATTCCGCCCTCTTCGACGTGATTGTCACCGACATCAAGATGCCGAACACCAACGGCATCGAGGTGCTGCGCTACGCGCACAGCGTCTCGCCCGATACGGCCGTGGTGCTGATCACCGCCGTCGACGACCTGGAGTCGGCGGTGCAGGCGGTCAAGGCGGGAGGCGCGTTCGATTACATCCGCAAGGGACCGGCCCTGGTGGAGGACGTGAAGTTCGCCATCGGCAAGGCGATGGACAAGCTCTCTCTGCGGCGGCAGAACCTGGCCTTCAAGCGCGACGCCGCCAGCCGCAACTCGCTCGACAACCTGGTCGGAGTGAGTCCGACCATCGAAAAGCTCAAGCAGACCATCCGCACCGTCGCGCCCACCCACAGCACCGTGCTGATTCATGGCGAGAGCGGCACCGGCAAGGAACTGGTGGCGCGCGCGGTCCATGCCTGCTCCACCCGTGCCGGCCTGCCCTTCTTGCCCGCCAACTGCGGCGCCTTTACCGAAACCTTGCTGGAAAGCGAGCTGTTCGGATATTTGAAAGGCTCGTTCACCGGCGCCAACCAGAACCGGCGCGGGCTGTTCGAGGAAGCCACGGGTGGCACCGTCTTCCTGGATGAGATCAGCGAGATGAGCATCGGCATGCAGGTCAAGCTGCTGCGCGTGCTCCAGGAAAATGCGGTGCGGCCGCTGGGGTCGGCCGCCGAGACGCCGGTGGACGTGCGCGTCATTGCCGCCACCAACCGCGACCTGGAACGTACCACCGCGGAAGGCAATTTCCGCGAAGACCTCTACTATCGCTTGAGCGTCATTCCCATCTACGTTCCGCCGTTGCGCGAGCGGCCGGAAGACATTCCCATGCTGGCGAATCATTTTCTGAAGAAATACGCGCCGGCGGCGGGCAAGAGCATCCTGCGTGTTGTCCCGGATTCGTTGCGTGCCCTGGCGGGTTACGAATGGCCGGGCAACGTGCGGCAATTGGAGAACACCATCGAGCGCGCCGTCGCCCTCTGCACCGGGAACGAACTTGAGGTGGAACTGCCGGTGGAGCGCGGACGCGCCTGCGCCGTCGCCGCCGGAGCCGGTGGCGCCGCCGCCACTGTCCCCATTCCGCCGGATGGAATGGATATGGAAGGCTACGTCGCCGACCTGGAGCGGGCGCTGATCCAGTCGGCGCTGCGGCAGTGCAACGGGGTCCAGACTCGGGCCGCCGAGATGCTGAAGCTCTCCTATAGGTCTTTCCGGCATCTGCTGAAAAAGTATGACCTTTAA